The genomic DNA CCGAGGGTAAAATCTTCTTTAGCGTCATTGCCCAGAGGATGGCCGAGTACCCGCAAAGGAATGCGTACGTCGATACATCTGTACAGAAGGCAGGAATATCAGGGTTCTCTGgctgcttggaacattccagcatGATCTGGCACCAGATCCAAATGGCCAAGGTGGAGAAAAGGGACCTCCATGTAGTCTTCCTCGACCTCGCCAATGCATTTGGCTCTGTGTCCCATGAACTCCTGTGGTCTGCCTTCAGATTTTTCCACATACCGGACACCATCACAACCCTGGTGAAGTCATACTTCCAGGATCTGCAGTTCTGCTTCACCACCTCATGGCAGTGCCTGAATGTAGGTATAATGGCGGGATGTACCATTTCTCCATTGGCATTCATAATGGCAATGGAGGttatcagatcctcaaaatgggtTGCTGGTGGACAGTGAGTCGACTGGTTTCCGCCTCCCTCCACTCAGAGCCTACATTACAACATTGATCACCAGTCCCATGCACCAGGAGAATGCTCAGAAAACTTGAAGAACATCAGCTGGGCCCGTATGAAGATTAAACCATCCAAGTCACGCAGCATCTTGATTGTGAAGGGAGTACTCTCTGACCTGAAATTCTTCATCGGAGATGACCAACTCCCAACAGTGTCTGAGCAGCCGGTAAAAAGCCTGGGAATGTGGTATGATGCAAGCCTGAAGGACAAAGACCAGGTGCAACAACTGTGCAAAGACATcagtagtagcctacagtacagaCAACACCCAGCTACCTGGAAAGTTAAAGGCCTGGTGTCTGCAGTTTGGTCTCCTACAACGGGTGTTCTGGCCCCTAGCAGTGTATGAGGTGCCAATCTCAACAGTGGAGAAGACGGAAAGAGGAGTCACAGGCTACTTAAAGTGGCTCGGAGTTCCACGATGCCTTACCACCATAGGCCTCTATGGAGATGCTGCCCCTCACCAGTCCATCAGAGGAATTCAAGTGTGCAAAAACCAGGCTCCAGATGACACTGAATGAATCTCGAGACCCAGTAGTGAGCATCAACGCGCCGACCTTGGCAACTGGGCGCAAATGGAGGCCAGGAAAAGCAGTCCAGGAGGCAACAGCAGCCCTCAGACATGATGAAATTGTGGGTCATGTTCAGCAAGGGAGAGGAGGCCTTGGGCTAACTAGCCGTGCTGCTTGGAGTAAGGCCACTGCACGAAGTACGCCATCAGGAGGAGGCTGCAAGGTGGGCCAAGGCAGTCTCTCTTGCCAAACGGACagtgtggagaagaggaagatcaGCTGGACGGCTCTGTGGGCCATGGAAGTAAGGTGGTTGAGCTTTTCCATCAGAGCAACATATGACATCCTTCCAACACCAATTAATCTTAACCAATGGTATGGTCCGCCCTGGAGGACAAGCGAGCTGCCACCAACTCCCTACCacccccagcagcatcacacCCCTTACGGACGACCTTTGTCCGCGAAGGGGCTAAACCACCGAAGAGCATGGCCCGCGACTGGAAAATGCTAGCTGACATTGGCCGGCAACTTGAGATTCCTTCGGAGATCGCAACCACCACCTTAAGACCTGACATGGTGCTCTGGTCCCGTTCACTCAAGGTCTTCATCATTGAGCTCACAGTACCCTGGGAGGACTCAGTAAATGAGGCTTATGAGCGAAAACATCTGCGCTATGCCGATCTAACTGCCGAAGCACGGCATCATGGCTGGAACACAGAAGTCCGACCAGCGGAGGTGGGCTGCAGAGGttgtggcaacatctacaaccaggCTACAGAGACCTGGGAGTTAAGGGCCAGAGCTCGGCAATCAAAGCTATTTCTGAGGCAGCAGTCAGTGGAtctggatgaagaggaaagaccCCAGCTGGGCCCCGAAGCGAGAGGGCCAGGAAGTATGCAGTCAACGCTTGACTCGGGGAGGAGGACGCCCCTGCCATGCATAGTCCCATGGGATGTTGGCTAACAAGGcaactcctatgactaattgAGAAGGGGGACGCAAGCGTaggattgatcaccctgtcgTTGGCCGCCTTTGGGCAGGGTGTATAGTGCGAAAGGCCGAAACACGCTAGGAACCAAAGGTACACTGACGATGAGCTCCCCAAATGtcaccaggctcactgttcatgaactcttggaagtgcttgcacaaaggatagcaacatctcatcctgtgttcttggaatcaGGAGCCTACCACTTAGCGATCAAGGTTTGTAAGGACTACACATTGTATAAAAATGTCTTACCCATCCTGCTTTGTGACCAGATTAGCTGGTGATGCATACAAAGTAGGACCATTAAGGCTGCTGATGTCATAAGTACTACCTGTCAGTGAGTTGAGACCCGGGTACAATTGATTTTAAAATAGTTTGACCAGCCAGATCATACCGCCTGAGGTAGTCAGGAAAGTGATCACAATGAGTATTTAACTTGCCTACCACTGCCTAACGGTGGGCACAGATTACAGACATCAAGACAGTTACATTAGCCCCAGGTACAAATGAAGCCAGTGAAAAGCTTGTGAGAATAAAGGACACATGTTCAGTAATATTGGTGTGACATTTATTAATGTACACGAGGCAACTAGTATAGTCTTCCTGCCCCTTCATTTAAGTCAGACCAACAACCACAGTTCAGAAATTGTTTAAGGCTTCAGCACCATCTACACAGGTTTACAATGGTCATTGAAGTTGATTAGGCGGTTGGAGGAAAACAGCACAACCTGATGAAGATATCCCAGAAGCCTTGCACATCTTCAGGCTCCCCAGGAAGACATCCTGCAAGACAAATCGTcagaagggtagcctagtggttagagagttggactagtaaccgaaaggttgcaagtacaAATaaccgagctgacaatgtaccaatctgtcgttctgcccctgaacagtggGTTGTcatcgaaaataagaatttgttcttaactgacttgtctagttagataaaggtcaaataaaatacaaattctaGTTCCCAGTCATGTGCACATACAAACCTCACATTCAGTCACAGGTGTAAGCCACATCCAAGTACTTATAGGTTCCGACACAGGGGTCACCGAACACAGAGTTGGACACCTTGACGATACACTGGCGCTCTCCATCACACCTGTGTGTCAACAGGTAGAGGTTAACACCACAGCCAATGACTTCCTACAGGTACTGAAACCTTCAGTGTGCATTTACCTTTCTGCCATTGTGCTGGTGGTGGATTGGCTGAGACAGTTGGTGTTTTTGAGTTGTTTATGTGGGCGCCCAATGGAACACACATCGTGTTGACGACGACCATAGTTGGCACGCTGAATACGGATCTCACCTCGATCTGAGGAAGAGAAAGGACAAACCTGGGTGTTGGTGTGGGCTAGTGACTAATATACACAGCACCACATGATTAAACTGTACGGTAGTGTTGACCAGCTTACCACATAGTAGTTGCGAATCAGAGCCTTCACATATGATGCTGCTTACTGCAAAGAGAACACAGGAGTTACACCACTGGCCAGACACATTAATTAAGACATACATTAACCTGGTGAAGTGTCAGTGATGGGCACTAACAGGGAATGTTGATTTCAGGTGCTTTTTTTAAAAGTAATTATAAACTTGTTAGCATGAACCATTGTACAAAAAGTTAGGCGCGTCATCTTCCACCGTTACCTTTTAGTTTCACTTCCTTATGAGCAGTTCTCAAAATGCTAACAGGTTAAGCAAACTGGCTGGCTAGACCTAAACTGGTGAAAAAATAAAGTTGACCAGTTACACCTAATCTGTATTTCTATGCAGTTTGTGCCAGCTGTCAGATTGGCTATAAACCCTACACAACTGTGGGAGTTGCGCTAGCTAGTTACCGTTCACTGAAACATGGTAAACCAGATTAAGTGCACAAGCATCAAATAAGCTTGAGACACTTCCATTCCATGTTCTTGCTGGCTAATTGAGCTAGATATGGCAATTTAACAAGGAACAGCAGCAGCATATGAGACAAGTCAAAAAAAGTTactgcaaaaagggtcaatgcagatagtcggGTAGTCTTTCAGcagttatggcttgggggaagtaGAAGCctttcagggtcctgttggttccagacttggtgcagcCGTACCATTTGCTATGGAGTAACAGAGACCAGTATAACTTGGGTTGCGCGAGTCATTGACAATGTAGGGCCTGCCGACACACGTGGTGTCGAAATCCTGATGCAGGGAGCGCGGCCTctgatgtactaggccgtacgcgataccctctgtagcaccttgtggtcagatgccatacctagtggtgatgcagccagtcaaagaGCTCTCAAAGGTGTAGAATTCAGGATCGGAGGGTTGATACCAATCCTTTTAGCCTCCTGGCAGGGAGGGGCTCGGCcatccatttcctgtagtccactaccAGTTCCTATGGCATCTTGGCACCACtctggtctctgacctccctataggctactCAAACTAAACAAGTTGCATATCCACAGCTTGCTAGGGTTAGTTAGCAGGTGAGGGTGGTTTACACTTGGAGAAACAAACGTTAACAAGCTGGTACTATATGGGAACCAACCCATTATATTCCTTTTCTAGCAATCAGCTGAGCTTACTTTTTTTACAAGATTAAAAGTGGGTAGGAGAATTAAACAATATCCCAACATGCCACAGTCATACCAACACTAAGTCAAATATGGATATCGGTGCCCACCACTAAATATTATTAGCACACATTCAGAGACTGACTTGTTTCTTGCTGCTGGACACAGGAGTATTTGGTGTCCAGGTACTTATAAGTCCCGACACAGGGGTCTCCAAAAACGAAATTGGATGCAGGGACAATACACTCGCTCTTCCCACCGCATCTGTGTGATTCAAAGACAGGTTGAGGTCATGAGTTCATACAGGTAAACACAACAAGTTCCAGCACATTTCTGCCCTCTTGCTGGTGGTTGTTTACACTACAGCCAAGGAGTTACAGGTTCTAGTACCTTTCTGCCATCTTGC from Oncorhynchus clarkii lewisi isolate Uvic-CL-2024 chromosome 7, UVic_Ocla_1.0, whole genome shotgun sequence includes the following:
- the LOC139414478 gene encoding L-rhamnose-binding lectin CSL3-like; amino-acid sequence: MCILRLTVATLLATACCTLTDGAISITCEGSDALLQCDGGKIHIKRANYGRRQHNVCSIGRPDNQLTDTNCLSQSSTSKMAERCGGKSECIVPASNFVFGDPCVGTYKYLDTKYSCVQQQETISSIICEGSDSQLLCDRGEIRIQRANYGRRQHDVCSIGRPHKQLKNTNCLSQSTTSTMAERCDGERQCIVKVSNSVFGDPCVGTYKYLDVAYTCD